One segment of Streptobacillus ratti DNA contains the following:
- a CDS encoding DUF3644 domain-containing protein, with translation MENNNIKLKDRLVSKSIEAFILGLEIYNKPTIKYRVEGFSFFICNAWELMLKAKIISDYGESEIYYKDPENRTIDLKACVKKLFPDTHGALRKNIEKIIKLRNTSTHFITEDYEYIYAPLFQACVLNYVEKIKEFHNKDMTDYIAQNFLTLSIKINHIDENEIKGKYTPNTVKKILKDMNNIKSEIENNSSEFAIPIQTNFFITKDKSNADLILGINKETTDKASIIKDIKNPNEIYSLTTNDVIKLVNKNLKRENLLLTIYKNGEEKQVIFNKYHFNLFIKFYDIKNNKTFSFHYVVVGDRYSYSQKLVDFITEKIIKKPNTIIEDLKNNIKK, from the coding sequence ATGGAAAATAATAACATAAAATTAAAAGATAGATTAGTTAGTAAGTCTATTGAAGCATTTATACTAGGTTTAGAAATCTATAACAAACCAACAATAAAATACAGAGTTGAGGGATTTAGTTTTTTTATATGTAATGCTTGGGAATTAATGTTAAAGGCTAAAATTATAAGTGATTACGGTGAAAGTGAAATATATTATAAAGATCCTGAAAATAGAACAATAGATTTAAAAGCTTGTGTAAAAAAATTATTTCCAGATACTCATGGTGCATTAAGAAAAAATATTGAAAAAATAATTAAATTAAGAAATACAAGTACACATTTTATAACTGAAGACTACGAGTATATTTATGCACCTTTATTTCAAGCTTGTGTGCTAAATTATGTTGAAAAAATAAAAGAATTTCATAATAAAGATATGACAGATTATATAGCCCAAAATTTTTTAACATTATCAATTAAAATTAATCATATAGATGAAAATGAAATAAAAGGCAAATATACACCTAATACTGTAAAAAAAATATTGAAAGATATGAATAATATAAAGTCTGAAATAGAAAATAATAGTTCTGAATTTGCTATTCCTATTCAAACAAATTTTTTCATAACTAAAGATAAATCTAACGCAGATTTAATTCTTGGAATAAATAAAGAAACAACAGACAAAGCATCTATAATAAAAGATATTAAAAATCCAAATGAAATTTATAGTCTTACAACAAATGATGTAATTAAATTGGTGAATAAGAATTTAAAAAGAGAAAATTTATTGTTAACTATATACAAAAATGGAGAAGAAAAGCAAGTTATTTTCAATAAATATCATTTTAATTTATTCATTAAATTTTATGATATAAAAAATAATAAAACATTTTCTTTTCATTATGTAGTTGTAGGAGACAGATATAGTTATTCTCAAAAACTTGTAGATTTTATAACAGAAAAAATTATTAAAAAACCTAATACAATTATAGAAGATTTAAAAAACAATATAAAAAAATAA